The sequence GCCGAGGAAGAAGTCCCCCGCGAATTCGCTGCCGACGATCGCGACGGAGGCCAGCGCGGTCGAGAGGAGGATCGCGGCGTGCGGCGTGCGGTGTGTCGGGTGCACCCGGGCGAGGCCCGAGGGAAAGATCCCGTCCTCGGCCCACGCGAAGACGAGACGCGAGACGGAGAGGATCATCGCCGGCAGGTCGTTGATCAGGGCGATCGCGGCCCCCGCCACGATGAGCACCGTCCACCACGGCGGGAGCACGTACCCTAGGAGTCCGGGAGCAGTGAGGTCCTGTTCCTGCGCCCGCGCCCACACGAACTCCCACGGGACCGTGTGATAGACGGCGGCCGTGAAGAGCAGGTAGTAGGCGCCCACGATGAAGACCGCGAGGCCGATCGCGAGGGGGAGCGCCCGGTTCGGATTCCGTGCCTCGCCGCCCGCCTGCGCGATCGCGTCGAAGCCGACGAAGCTGGCGAAGAGGAGGCCGGAGGCGGCGAGAAAGCCGGCCGGGCCGAGCGGCGGTGGCGTGGCCGCCGGCACCTCCACGCCTTCGCTTGCGAGCAGCGCCGCCGCGAAGTCGCCCTGGTCGAACGAGAACCCGGCCACGATGACGATCGCGCCGAGCGCGAACATGACGACCATGAGCGGCACCACGGTGCGTTCGTAGGCCCGGAGCCCGCGCAGGTTCACCCACGCGAACGCCCACAGCATCGCGAGCGCCAGAGCCACACGGACCGCACCCGTGTCCAGCGCGCCGGCCAGCCCCGCCATCCCCAGTGCGCCCGCGATGTCGCGCAGGAACGGGACGATGAGATAGGAGACGACCCCGATGACGATGGAGAGGCCGAACCACTGCGAGAAGCTCGCCACGAAGCCCCAGTACGGACCGAGCGCCCGGCTCGCGAAGACGTAGCTCCCTCCGGCCCGCGGCATGGCCGAAGCGAGGATCGCGTAGGCGAGCCCCGCGAGGACGGCCGGCAAGGCGCCGAACGCGAACGCCGGGAGCACGTTCTCCGCGATCCCGGGCACGTTCCGCTGGATCATGACGGGAACCACGTTGATCCCGGCGCCCAGCATCGAGCAGATCCCCGTCGCCGCCAGCCCCCACAGTCCGAGTTGGCGCGCGAGTCCCGTTCCGCCGGCTCCCGCGGTCCCCGTGCCCGCCGTGTCTCCGTTCGCCGTCGTCAGACTTCCTCCCCCGCGAGGAACATCCACGTCTCGACGGCGGTGTCCGGATTGAGCGACATGCTCTCGATCCCCTCCTCCACGAGCCAGCGTGCGAGATCGGGGTGGTCCGACGGTCCCTGCCCGCAGATCCCGATGTACTTGCCCGCCTTCGCGCAGGCGCGGATCGCCATCGAGAGCGTCGCCTTCACGGCCGCGTCGCGCTCATCGAAGATGTCGGCGATGAGCCCGGAGTCGCGGTCGAGGCCGAGGGTGAGCTGCGTCATGTCGTTCGACCCGATCGACATCCCGTCGAAGTGCTCGAGGAACTCGTCCGCGAGCAGGGCGTTCGAGGGAAGCTCGCACATCATGATGAGCTGCAGGCCGTCCTCCCCGCGGGCGAGGCCGTTCTCCGCCAGGAGGTCGACGACCCCCCGCGCCTCCGCAACCGTGCGGACGAAGGGGACCATCAGCCACACGTTGTCGAGTCCGATCCTCCGGCGGACCCGGCGCAGTGCCCGGCACTCGAGTTCGAAGGCGGGCCCGAAGCTCTCCGACACGTAGCGGGACGCGCCGCGGAAGCCGAGCATCGGGTTCTCCTCGTACGGCTCGTAGCGCCGGCCGCCGATGAGATCCGCGTATTCGTTCGACTTGAAGTCGGACAGCCGCACGATGACGGGCTCGGGGGCGAAGGCCGCGGCGATCGTGGCGACCCCTTCCGTGAGTTTCTCGACGTAGAATTCGACCGGATCCGCGTAGCCGGCGTGCTGGACCCGGATGTCCCCCTGGAGTTCGTCCGGCAGGTTTTCGAAGTCGAGCAGGGCCTGCGGATGGACGCCGATCATGCGGTTGATGATGAACTCGAGCCGGGCGAGGCCCACCCCGTGGTTGGGGATCGAGGCGAAGTCGAACGCCCGGTCCGGGTTCCCCACGTTGAGCATGATCTTGACCGGGATCTCCGGCATGGCGCCGAGGCGGATCTCTCCCTCCTCGAAGTCGAGCAATCCTTCGTACACGTAGCCCGCGTCGCCTTCGGCGCAGGACACCGTCACGTCCCCGGCCTCCGCGAGCTGCGCCGTCGCGTCGCCGCAGCCGACGACCGCGGGGATGCCGAGTTCCCGCGCGATGATCGCCGCGTGGCAGGTGCGGCCGCCGCGATTCGTGACGATGGCGGCGGACTGCTTCATCATCGGTTCCCAGTCCGGGTCCGTCATGTCCGTGACGAGCACGTCGCCGCGCCGGAAGCGCGCGATCTCCGAGGCGGACTCGATGACGCACGCCGGACCGCCCCCGATCCGGCCGCCGATGCTGCGCCCCTCGGCGAGCACCCGGCCCCGCTCCTTGAGCGTGAAGCGGGAGATGACTCCGCCCGCGCGACTCTGCACGGTTTCCGGACGCGCCTGCAGGATCCTCAGCGCGCCGTCGATGCCATCCCGGGCCCACTCGATGTCCATGGGACGGCCGTAGTGGTCCTCGATCAGGAGCGCCTGGCGAGCCAGTTCGTGCACCTCGTCGTCCGTGAGCGAGAAGCGGAGCCGGTCCTCCTCCGGGACCTCGACCGTCCGGACGGACTCGGCTTCGTCCCCGGCCGCCGCTCCCGATCCGGCCTCGGAGCCGGCCTCCGATCCGGCGTAGACGAGCTTGATCGCCTTGCCCCCGAGGTTTCGGCGCAGGATCGCATGGCGGCCGGCGCGCAGGGCCGGCTTGTAGACGTAGAACTCGTCCGGGTTCACGCCCCCCTGCACGACCGTTTCTCCGAGACCGTACGCGCTCGTGATGAACACGACGTCCCGGAACCCCGACTCGGTATCCAGCGTGAACATCACCCCGCTCGAGCCCTTGTCCGCGCGCGCCATGCGCTGGACGCCGACGGAGAGGGCCACGTCGCGGTGCGCGAACCCCTGGTGCACCCGGTAGGCGATCGCCCGGTCGCTGAACAGCGAGCCATAGACGTGATGTACCGCCCGCAGCACCGCGTCGACCCCGCGGACGTTGAGCAGCGTGTCCTGCTGCCCGGCGAAGGAGGCTTCGGGAAGATCTTCGGCCGTGGCCGAGGAGCGCACCGCGACGGAGATGTCGCCGCCGGACGCGCCGCCGTCGGCGCCGAGTTCGCGGTAGGCCGACTCGATCCGGGCGGCGAGTCCCGGCGGGAGCGGCGTATCGGCGATCCAGCCCCGGATCTCGCGACCCGCACCGGCAAGCGCCCCCAGATCCTCGACGTCCAGGGTATCGAGCGAAGCGTGGATGCGTTCTCCGAGTTCGCCGGAGAGGAAGTCGCGGTACGCCAGGGCCGTGATCGCGAAGCCGCCCGGGACATCAACGCCCGCCGCGGAGAGGTGAGAGATCATCTCGCCGAGCGATGCGTTCTTCCCCCCTACCGATTCGAGATCGGCGAGTCCGATCGACTCGAATGGCGCGATATACGAGGCTGAATGCGCGGGCAAGGCGGCTCCGGGCGGTTGTCTCAAGCCAATCGAAGCGGGAGAATCAGCGTACGATGACCCAGCGAACGGTTTTCTTCGTTTCGGACCACTCGGGCGTCACGGCCGAGACCCTCGGCCACAGCCTGATCGCGCAGTTCGACGCCCTCGACTTCACGAAAATCACCGTACCATTCGTCTCCACCGTCGACAAGGCGAAACGGGCCGCCAGGAACATCAACACCACGGCGCGCGTGCAGGGCTCGCCCCCCATCGTCTTCAGCACCCTCGTGAAGGAGGACGTGCGCGACACCGTCCGGGAAATCGTTGAGGAGACCGATGCCCTCTTCCTTGACTTCTTCGACTCCTTTCTCGACCCGCTCGAGAAGGAATTCGGCCACAAGTCGCAGCACGCCATGGGCGTGTCCCACGGCATCCAGAACTACCGGGAATACGACCGCCGCATCGAGGCGATGAACTTCGCGCTGTCTCACGATGACGGCTCGAACCCGGAGGGATACGACCGGGCCGACCTCGTACTGGTCGGCGTGTCGAGATCCGGCAAGACCCCGACCTGCCTCTATCTCGCGCTCCAGTACGGCGTGTTCGCCGCGAACTACCCTCTCACGGGAAGCGATCTGGAGGAGCGGCGGATTCCACCCCCTCTCTTCGACCACCGGGACAAGATCTACGGGCTCACGATCGAGCCCCACCGCCTGGGGGAACTGCGGAGCGCGCGCGGCATCGGCCGCCGCTACGCCTCGCCCCGCCAGGTGAGTTTCGAAATCCGTCAGGCGCAGTCGCTGTTCGAGCGCCTCGACATCCCGTTCATCGACGCAACGCGCTGCTCGATCGAGGAACTGGCGAGCCGGATCCTCGACGCGACGCGCCTCGAGCGGCGCACGACATCGTAAGGAGGTACCACCATGTGTGATTCCCGCACCGACTCGGCTCCCGGGGCCCATGCGGCTCCCGGCGTCAGTTCGACTCCCGTCGGCATTCTGGCGCTTCTCTGCCTCGCGATTGCCGCGCCCGGCGCCGCCGCGCTCCCGCAGGAAGGTGACGCGGCCGAGACATGGGACGTGACGGCGCCGACCGGCGAAACCCGGGAGATCGACTTCACGACGGACGAGGGGACGTGGATGTCGCTCGACCTCGAGCCGGGGGGAGAGTGGCTCGTGTTCGACCTCCTCGGGCACATCTACCGGCTTCCCGTGGAGGGCGGCGAGGCCGAGGTCCTCACGCAGAACACCGGCGTGGCCGTCAACTACCACCCGAGCCTGTCGCCGGACGGGTCGACGATCGCCTTCATCTCCGACCGCGGGGGGCAGAGCAACCTGTGGCTGATGGATGCGGACGGCTCGAACCCGCGCCCGGTGTTCGAGGATCAGGGGCTGCGCGCGTGGGAGCCGGCGTGGAGTCCGGACGGGCGCTTCATCGTCGTGCGGCGCGCCTCGACGCGGCGCGGCGGGGGCGGCCCGGCGCCGGGGCTGTGGATGTACTCGAGGGACGGGGGCGAAGGCGTGCAACTCGTCGGCTCGGACTATTCCGGCGCCCAGTGGCCGTCGTTCTCACCCGACGGCGGGTCCCTCTACTTCCACTTCCGGGCCGCGCCGCCGGGGCTGTGGTCCGGCCGGCTGGACATGACACAGGGGCACAAGCAGATCCGGCGGCTCGACCTCGAAACGGGGCGGGTCGACGAGATCACGTCCGGCATCATGGTGCAGCAGGGGCAGACCTCGAGCGGCGGGGCGATCGCGCCGGAGCCGTCGCCGGACGGGCGCTGGCTCGCCTTCGCGCGCCGCATCCCGGACGGGACGATCTCTCACGACGGGCACCGCTTCGGGCCCCGCACCGCGCTCTGGCTGCGGGAGCTGGAAACGGGGGCCGAGCGCGTCCTCATGGACCCGATCGAGGTGGACATGGCGGAGGGGATGAAGGTGTCCCGCGACCTGCCGGGGTACAGCTGGGCGTCGGACTCGCGCTCCATCGTGGTCTCGGCGGGCGGGAAGATCCGCCGCGTCGACCTCGACGGCGCCGTGACGACAATCCCCTTCACCGCCCGCGTGCAGCGCACGATCTCGGAGATGGCGGGGCGTCCGCAGATGGCGCTGGGCGAGACGTTCAAGGTGAAGTTCCCGCGCTGGACCGCCTCCTCGCCGGACGGGAGCCGGCTCGCCTTCCAGGCGGTGGGACGGGTGTGGCTCATGGACCTGCCGGATGGGACGCCGCGGCGGCTCACGCCGGACTCGTTCGCGCCGTTCGAGATGGCGCCCGCGTGGTCGCCGGACGGGCGCTCCATCGCGTTCACGAGCTGGGCGGACGCGGACCAGGGGCAGGTGTGGCGGGTGTCGGCGGACGGAGGCGCGCCGCAGCAGCTCACGACGCAGGCGGGAGAATACCTCAACACCGTGTGGAGTCCGGACGGCCGGGACATCGTCGTCACCAGGGGGTCAGGCGCGACGTCCCACGGCCGGACCGTGGCGAGCAACCAGTTCTTCGACTTCGTGCGCGTGCCGGCGGAAGGCGGCGACGCGACGCTGATCACGAAGGTGGCGCGGCCGTACGCGGGCGGGCGTCCGCTGATGCCGCGGCGGCCCGTCGCGCAGGCGTCGTTCGGACCCGACGGGCGACTCTTCTATCCGGAGGCCCTGGGACCCGACGACGGCGAACCCGCGGGGACGGAGATCGCCTCCATCCGCCTCGACGGGAGCGACCGCCGCGTCCACTTCACCCTCCCGGACGCGGACGAGGCGGCGGTGTCGCCGGACGGGGCGTGGCTCGCCTTCCAGGAGGGCGACAACGTGTACCGGATGCCCTTCCCGTACGGCGGGACGGGGTCGAACATCGTCCGCATCGCCAAGCGCAGCGGCCAGTTGCCGGTCACGCAGGTCAGCTTCGAGGGCGGCATCCATCCGCGCTGGCGCGACGCGAGCACGCTCGAGTTCGTGAGCGGCCCGCGCTACTACACGCACGACCCGAACAGCGGGGAGACGGTCGAGACGCCGATCGACCTCGAACTGCCGCGCCACATCGCCCGCGGGAGCGTCGCCTTCACCGGCGCCCGCATCATCACGGCCGAGAACGACGAGGTCATCGCGAGCGGCGACATTCTCGTGCGGGACGGCCGCCTCGCCTGCATCGGCGACTGCGACACCGCCGGCGCGGACCACGTGATCGACGCGGCGGGCACGACGATCATGCCCGGCCTCATCGACATGCACGCGCACCATCACCGCGACCACGTGGGCGTGATCCCGCAGCGCAACTGGGAGTCCGCGATCTACATGGCGTACGGGATCACGACGACGCTCGACAACTCGCAGTGGTCGTCGAACGTCTTCCCCGCCGCCGAACTCGTCGAGGCCGGCGCCATGATCGGCCCGCGCACCTACAGCACGGGGGATCCCGTCTATTCCGGCGACGGGGCGCGCCAGAACGAGATCTCGAGCTACGAGTTGGCGGACCAGAACGTCGCGCGCCTCGCCTCGTGGGGCGCGGTGATGATCAAGGAGTACCTGCAGCCGCGCCGCGACCAGCGGCAGTGGGTCACGGACGCGGCGCGGGTACGCGGGCTGCGCGTGACCGCCGAGGGCGGCGACATCGAGTACAACATGGGCATGATCATGGACGGCCACACCGGGTGGGAGCACCCGATGAGCTACGTGCCGCTGTACGATGACGTGGCGAAGTTCTTCGGCCAGTCCGATGCCGTGTACTCCCCGACTTTCATCGTCGGCGGCCCGAGCGCCTGGAACGAGGAGTACTTCTACCAGACGGACGACGTGTGGAGGGACGAGAAGATGCGCCGCTGGCTCCCGTGGCGGATGCTCATCCCCGCCACCCGGCGCCGCATGATGCGCCCGGAGACGGACTACAGCTTCCCCCTCATCGCGCGCGGCCTGGGCGACATCATCGAGGAGGGCGGCTGGGGGGCCATCGGCTCGCACGGCCAGCTGCACGGGCTCGGCTCGCACTACGAGGTGTGGATGGCCGCAGCGGGGACGGACGAGATGACGGGGATCGAGATCGGCACGATCCACGGGGCCCATTTCCTGGGCCTGGCGCACGAGACCGGATCGCTCGCCGAGGGCAAGCTGGCGGACTTCATCGTCCTCAACTCGAACCCGCTCGACGACATCCGGAACACGGCGGACATCCGGCTCGTCGTCAAGGACGGGATCGTGTACGACGCGGACACGCTCGACGAGGTGTGGCCCGACCCGAAGCCGTTCGGCGACCACTACTGGGTGGACGAGGACGCCCTGATGAGCGACGACCGCCCCACCGACTACTGGGACCGAAGGCGGGACGGCGGCGGCGGTCCCGATCCCCGGAACTGACATTGTGACAGGGAGCTAGACGAGGACACCCGTTGATCCCAGGTTGAGGGGTACCGGGAACTTGAACTCGGAAGACCGCGGG comes from Candidatus Palauibacter soopunensis and encodes:
- a CDS encoding APC family permease; the encoded protein is MDVPRGGGSLTTANGDTAGTGTAGAGGTGLARQLGLWGLAATGICSMLGAGINVVPVMIQRNVPGIAENVLPAFAFGALPAVLAGLAYAILASAMPRAGGSYVFASRALGPYWGFVASFSQWFGLSIVIGVVSYLIVPFLRDIAGALGMAGLAGALDTGAVRVALALAMLWAFAWVNLRGLRAYERTVVPLMVVMFALGAIVIVAGFSFDQGDFAAALLASEGVEVPAATPPPLGPAGFLAASGLLFASFVGFDAIAQAGGEARNPNRALPLAIGLAVFIVGAYYLLFTAAVYHTVPWEFVWARAQEQDLTAPGLLGYVLPPWWTVLIVAGAAIALINDLPAMILSVSRLVFAWAEDGIFPSGLARVHPTHRTPHAAILLSTALASVAIVGSEFAGDFFLGVDIMVTSMLVNFLLMCVSVLVLPWRSPEIAANFRVLRGPAARTCVCVAGIVLLGTFLVTHLRKDLTADVAAWYFHSTPLWIGVMALGSLIYIRKMRTLRASGTDVDRLFRELPPE
- the ppsA gene encoding phosphoenolpyruvate synthase — protein: MPAHSASYIAPFESIGLADLESVGGKNASLGEMISHLSAAGVDVPGGFAITALAYRDFLSGELGERIHASLDTLDVEDLGALAGAGREIRGWIADTPLPPGLAARIESAYRELGADGGASGGDISVAVRSSATAEDLPEASFAGQQDTLLNVRGVDAVLRAVHHVYGSLFSDRAIAYRVHQGFAHRDVALSVGVQRMARADKGSSGVMFTLDTESGFRDVVFITSAYGLGETVVQGGVNPDEFYVYKPALRAGRHAILRRNLGGKAIKLVYAGSEAGSEAGSGAAAGDEAESVRTVEVPEEDRLRFSLTDDEVHELARQALLIEDHYGRPMDIEWARDGIDGALRILQARPETVQSRAGGVISRFTLKERGRVLAEGRSIGGRIGGGPACVIESASEIARFRRGDVLVTDMTDPDWEPMMKQSAAIVTNRGGRTCHAAIIARELGIPAVVGCGDATAQLAEAGDVTVSCAEGDAGYVYEGLLDFEEGEIRLGAMPEIPVKIMLNVGNPDRAFDFASIPNHGVGLARLEFIINRMIGVHPQALLDFENLPDELQGDIRVQHAGYADPVEFYVEKLTEGVATIAAAFAPEPVIVRLSDFKSNEYADLIGGRRYEPYEENPMLGFRGASRYVSESFGPAFELECRALRRVRRRIGLDNVWLMVPFVRTVAEARGVVDLLAENGLARGEDGLQLIMMCELPSNALLADEFLEHFDGMSIGSNDMTQLTLGLDRDSGLIADIFDERDAAVKATLSMAIRACAKAGKYIGICGQGPSDHPDLARWLVEEGIESMSLNPDTAVETWMFLAGEEV
- a CDS encoding pyruvate, water dikinase regulatory protein, producing the protein MTQRTVFFVSDHSGVTAETLGHSLIAQFDALDFTKITVPFVSTVDKAKRAARNINTTARVQGSPPIVFSTLVKEDVRDTVREIVEETDALFLDFFDSFLDPLEKEFGHKSQHAMGVSHGIQNYREYDRRIEAMNFALSHDDGSNPEGYDRADLVLVGVSRSGKTPTCLYLALQYGVFAANYPLTGSDLEERRIPPPLFDHRDKIYGLTIEPHRLGELRSARGIGRRYASPRQVSFEIRQAQSLFERLDIPFIDATRCSIEELASRILDATRLERRTTS
- a CDS encoding amidohydrolase family protein, coding for MCDSRTDSAPGAHAAPGVSSTPVGILALLCLAIAAPGAAALPQEGDAAETWDVTAPTGETREIDFTTDEGTWMSLDLEPGGEWLVFDLLGHIYRLPVEGGEAEVLTQNTGVAVNYHPSLSPDGSTIAFISDRGGQSNLWLMDADGSNPRPVFEDQGLRAWEPAWSPDGRFIVVRRASTRRGGGGPAPGLWMYSRDGGEGVQLVGSDYSGAQWPSFSPDGGSLYFHFRAAPPGLWSGRLDMTQGHKQIRRLDLETGRVDEITSGIMVQQGQTSSGGAIAPEPSPDGRWLAFARRIPDGTISHDGHRFGPRTALWLRELETGAERVLMDPIEVDMAEGMKVSRDLPGYSWASDSRSIVVSAGGKIRRVDLDGAVTTIPFTARVQRTISEMAGRPQMALGETFKVKFPRWTASSPDGSRLAFQAVGRVWLMDLPDGTPRRLTPDSFAPFEMAPAWSPDGRSIAFTSWADADQGQVWRVSADGGAPQQLTTQAGEYLNTVWSPDGRDIVVTRGSGATSHGRTVASNQFFDFVRVPAEGGDATLITKVARPYAGGRPLMPRRPVAQASFGPDGRLFYPEALGPDDGEPAGTEIASIRLDGSDRRVHFTLPDADEAAVSPDGAWLAFQEGDNVYRMPFPYGGTGSNIVRIAKRSGQLPVTQVSFEGGIHPRWRDASTLEFVSGPRYYTHDPNSGETVETPIDLELPRHIARGSVAFTGARIITAENDEVIASGDILVRDGRLACIGDCDTAGADHVIDAAGTTIMPGLIDMHAHHHRDHVGVIPQRNWESAIYMAYGITTTLDNSQWSSNVFPAAELVEAGAMIGPRTYSTGDPVYSGDGARQNEISSYELADQNVARLASWGAVMIKEYLQPRRDQRQWVTDAARVRGLRVTAEGGDIEYNMGMIMDGHTGWEHPMSYVPLYDDVAKFFGQSDAVYSPTFIVGGPSAWNEEYFYQTDDVWRDEKMRRWLPWRMLIPATRRRMMRPETDYSFPLIARGLGDIIEEGGWGAIGSHGQLHGLGSHYEVWMAAAGTDEMTGIEIGTIHGAHFLGLAHETGSLAEGKLADFIVLNSNPLDDIRNTADIRLVVKDGIVYDADTLDEVWPDPKPFGDHYWVDEDALMSDDRPTDYWDRRRDGGGGPDPRN